The genomic stretch GCGTTTTCACAGGACTCTTTCAAACCAACATGTGGTATAAAGTCTTAGAAAACGAATCCGATCCTCAAACGCTAAAGTTATCCATTTTTGAATCACATATAACACCAAAAGATAATATTCGTGATCTCGTTCACCGCGAAGAACAGCATGAGATCATAAAACTAGAAGCTATGGTGGAGGACCGAACAAGAGAGTTAACCGATCTTATTCGAGAGATTTCCTCTCCCATTATCCCAGTGACCGATTATATTGTTGTAATTCCGTTAATCGGTAAATACAACGAGCTTCGTTCAAACGATATGTTAGAGCATACACTGACTGCACTTCCTCAACACCGTGCTAAATTCGTTATTTTAGATCTAACTGGTATTAAGTCTATCGATACGGAAATGGTGGGTATGCTAAACAAGCTTGTTTCTTCAGCCCGATTATTCGGTATGGAAACGTTATTGGTCGGAATCTCACCTGAATTAAGTATGGAAATTACAAAGCACCAATATTCTCTAGGAGAAAGTACATATTTTAGAAACTTAAAGCACGCCATTCACTTTGCTTTTGCAAAGGAAGGCATGCTCA from Bacillus sp. E(2018) encodes the following:
- a CDS encoding STAS domain-containing protein, which codes for MKQSPNELMNSQKSVDVNGSSFHWDLAKGIFQFEGEDVMLFWIDSAFKVFLDSIEEITGEGTADLVFETAGYRTGLIVSDFYIRTIGNIEISAESLPTIYASAGWGKTYIELDVEKKDAIITITNSWETKVKKAQNSDRMGRFLPGHWAGVFTGLFQTNMWYKVLENESDPQTLKLSIFESHITPKDNIRDLVHREEQHEIIKLEAMVEDRTRELTDLIREISSPIIPVTDYIVVIPLIGKYNELRSNDMLEHTLTALPQHRAKFVILDLTGIKSIDTEMVGMLNKLVSSARLFGMETLLVGISPELSMEITKHQYSLGESTYFRNLKHAIHFAFAKEGMLKQEPTK